The Huiozyma naganishii CBS 8797 chromosome 1, complete genome genome window below encodes:
- the NCE102 gene encoding Nce102p (similar to Saccharomyces cerevisiae YGR131W and NCE102 (YPR149W); ancestral locus Anc_3.493) — MLALADIFLRLVNFVFLVICMGLISALLNTQHGHSSRINYCMFTAAYGITTDSFYGVVANFWEPLSWPLLLGALDFLNFVFTLTAGCVLAVGIRAHSCKNVAYRNKNKIVQGSENRCRQAQAAVAFFFFSMAIFLAKFIMSLVNIFTNGPFGSAGSSPMGSRFSKRKRTQGVPQGVPNISTV, encoded by the coding sequence TTTCGTGTTCCTGGTCATTTGTATGGGTCTGATTTCCGCCCTGCTGAATACGCAGCACGGACACTCGTCCAGGATCAACTACTGTATGTTTACCGCGGCCTACGGGATCACCACGGACTCCTTCTATGGTGTCGTCGCAAACTTCTGGGAGCCTCTGAGCTGGCCTCTTCTGCTTGGTGCTCTGGACTTTCTGAACTTCGTGTTCACCCTCACGGCCGGGTGTGTTCTCGCTGTGGGGATCAGAGCGCACAGTTGTAAGAACGTCGCCTACcggaacaagaacaagattgTACAAGGATCCGAGAACAGATGCAGACAGGCCCAGGCGGCAGTCgcgtttttcttcttctcaatggCAATCTTTTTGGCCAAATTCATCATGTCTCTCGTCAACATTTTCACCAACGGGCCATTCGGTTCCGCAGGGTCCAGTCCTATGGGTTCCAGATTTtccaagagaaagagaaccCAGGGCGTGCCACAAGGTGTTCCAAATATATCCACGGTTTGA
- the SUE1 gene encoding Sue1p (similar to Saccharomyces cerevisiae SUE1 (YPR151C); ancestral locus Anc_3.496), producing MKQSGVGRRALSTVKKGSGSRLEYNGDGRSMFRRLPKVPMTKYLETRELAKDILYSGYRPVMYPVRENPLFRNSNKLMAISHPEHDTEGTEGTHRDSQTVNTELFGNNNCGGINTLGCNGTWKYAPKIPQKMLPFNWWSASSLAMEVYPEWSSVPKHVVKGLKPFDLLLGVKATQKK from the coding sequence ATGAAACAGAGTGGTGTGGGAAGGCGCGCGTTGAGTACGGTGAAGAAAGGTTCGGGGTCCCGATTGGAGTACAATGGAGACGGCAGGAGTATGTTTCGACGGTTGCCGAAAGTTCCGATGACCAAGTATTTGGAGACAAGGGAGCTTGCGAAGGATATTTTGTACAGTGGGTACCGCCCAGTGATGTACCCTGTTAGAGAAAACCCACTGTTCAGGAACAGTAACAAGTTGATGGCGATCAGCCATCCGGAGCATGACACTGAGGGGACCGAGGGGACGCATCGGGATTCTCAAACGGTAAACACTGAGTTGTTCGGGAACAATAACTGTGGTGGGATAAACACGTTAGGTTGCAACGGTACGTGGAAGTATGCACCAAAGATACCGCAGAAGATGCTGCCCTTCAACTGGTGGAGTGCATCGAGTTTAGCAATGGAGGTGTATCCAGAATGGTCTAGTGTACCCAAACATGTGGTCAAAGGGTTGAAACCATTTGATTTGTTGCTGGGTGTTAAGGCAACGCAGAAGAAATAG
- the URN1 gene encoding Urn1p (similar to Saccharomyces cerevisiae YPR152C; ancestral locus Anc_3.498), translated as MKSVWREYRAPNGKKYYHNTTTGETTWDSPYTRKPQRELSIKPQYVIPLLNAWNLVICNNGAKFYLNPDGDPVLTLDDADSSELLSLVDREKLILLIGVARGYHCTSGDKVYNSVLEEISFLKDDLANDKAPLAEERELQEEPLETNVQSEPVPSALVSGYGSSSDGSDDEEEVPPDTDANRISYFNLFSEYGLDKYSVWSIESLKISNDPRFHIISDDRQREEIFEEWCCSGVVDDSEDEGYSSGDDDLSPTKYHYLSQIVAKSTVTPTTIFQDIKQEKASLFKQYGIKQFLSKREQEQFVSQLLFYYKKFTLEERVQLFTKFIAESRTGTVPSPTSPADSATPEDIETNLLQMESHLPPTVLDNTVYYTLDIKTKQSVLHRMLPHG; from the coding sequence ATGAAATCCGTATGGAGGGAGTACAGAGCACCCAATGGTAAAAAGTACTACCATAACACTACAACGGGTGAGACTACTTGGGATTCTCCCTACACAAGGAAGCCACAACGTGAATTATCTATAAAGCCTCAATACGTTATCCCACTGCTGAACGCTTGGAACCTGGTAATATGCAACAACGGCGCGAAATTCTACTTGAACCCAGATGGTGATCCAGTGTTGACATTAGACGACGCTGACAGCAGTGAATTGCTCTCGTTGGTTGATAGAGAAAAGTTGATTTTGCTTATTGGTGTCGCTAGAGGTTACCACTGTACGAGCGGGGATAAAGTGTACAACAGTGTCTTGGAAGAGATTTCGTTTTTGAAAGACGATCTGGCAAACGACAAGGCTCCACTTGCTGAGGAAAGGGAACTTCAGGAAGAACCACTAGAGACAAATGTACAGTCAGAACCTGTCCCATCGGCGTTAGTATCTGGCTATGGTTCCTCGAGTGATGGATcagacgatgaggaggaggtcCCTCCGGATACTGACGCCAATCGCATATCCTATTTCAACCTTTTCAGTGAGTACGGTTTGGATAAGTACTCTGTGTGGTCAATTGAGTCCCTCAAGATATCTAACGACCCACGGTTCCACATAATATCTGACGACCGACAAAGAGAGGAGATCTTCGAGGAATGGTGTTGTTCGGGGGTAGTGGACGACAGTGAAGATGAGGGTTACAGCAGCGGTGATGACGATTTGTCCCCGACAAAGTATCACTACTTGTCACAGATCGTCGCCAAATCCACTGTCACACCGACAACGATCTTCCAAGACATCAAGCAAGAGAAGGCCTCTCTGTTCAAGCAGTACGGAATCAAGCAGTTTCTATCGAAGcgagaacaagaacaattCGTGTCCCAGCTACTCTTCTACTACAAGAAATTCACTTTGGAGGAAAGAGTACAACTGTTCACCAAATTCATCGCAGAGTCCCGCACTGGAACTGTACCTTCCCCCACTTCACCAGCAGACAGCGCAACACCGGAGGACATCGAGACCAACCTCCTACAGATGGAGTCCCACCTCCCCCCGACCGTCCTCGACAACACAGTGTACTACACCTTGGACATCAAGACGAAGCAATCGGTGCTGCACCGCATGCTGCCGCACGGCTGA
- the MAY24 gene encoding May24p (similar to Saccharomyces cerevisiae YPR153W; ancestral locus Anc_3.500), whose product MSTAASKLRTFVANNEIPVGYHTPSFPSLYWPISNESYSLAFLYNIEDIWKFTMYWCLILNGAFYGTSGLVATISHWKNPHAILIVGLYLLYAGIQGVVIGIIAGLLLGAIYRAGLFTMSTWIPLCCAVAQILFDVVMSYSHVGSLL is encoded by the exons ATGTCAACGGCCGCTAGCAAACTACG AACCTTTGTTGCGAACAATGAGATACCGGTAGGGTACCATACCCCGAGTTTCCCGTCGCTGTACTGGCCAATATCAAACGAGAGCTACAGTCTTGCTTTCCTCTACAACATCGAGGACATTTGGAAGTTCACCATGTACTGGTGTTTGATACTAAACGGTGCATTCTACGGCACCTCGGGCCTCGTGGCAACCATCTCACATTGGAAAAATCCACACGCTATACTCATAGTCGGGCTATATCTTTTGTACGCGGGCATTCAAGGAGTTGTCATCGGCATCATTGCAGGCTTGCTTCTGGGTGCCATCTACCGAGCGGGACTCTTCACCATGTCCACGTGGATCCCATTATGTTGTGCAGTGGCACAGATCCTCTTTGATGTTGTCATGAGTTACTCCCACGTCGGTTCACTGCTCTAG
- the PIN3 gene encoding Pin3p (similar to Saccharomyces cerevisiae LSB1 (YGR136W) and PIN3 (YPR154W); ancestral locus Anc_3.501), whose translation MSASLINRSLTNVRTELDFLRESEVISEETFNKIMHSLPQKYDPNQHNDNRSRDSSESHAKLEYVEALYAFQPQQDGDLELRPGDKIQVLEKPSAEWYKGKCGGQVGMFPSNYVKPAFSGESSAPKRPAGPPYQPQQQHLAAPMYQQPQNTGYSQSSNPPFPPQSANYYPPQQQQQPQQVVVEQQQPHKHNAFKKFGSQLGNAAIFGAGATIGSDIVNSIF comes from the coding sequence ATGTCTGCCTCGCTGATAAACCGCTCTTTGACGAATGTCAGAACCGAACTGGACTTTTTGAGGGAGTCTGAGGTTATATCTGAGGAAACCTTTAACAAAATCATGCACAGTCTTCCTCAAAAGTACGACCCAAACCAACACAACGACAACAGATCCAGAGATTCAAGTGAGTCACACGCTAAGCTGGAATACGTGGAGGCATTATACGCCTTCCAGCCCCAACAAGATGGCGATTTGGAGTTAAGACCTGGTGACAAGATTCAGGTGTTGGAGAAACCATCCGCAGAATGGTACAAGGGGAAGTGTGGTGGCCAAGTGGGTATGTTCCCATCCAACTACGTTAAACCTGCCTTCTCAGGAGAATCGTCTGCACCAAAGAGACCAGCGGGGCCACCATACCAgccacaacaacagcacCTGGCCGCTCCTATGTACCAACAACCACAGAATACAGGGTACTCCCAGTCATCGAATCCTCCATTCCCACCCCAATCTGCCAATTACTACCCGcctcaacaacagcaacaaccgCAACAAGTCGTGGtagaacaacaacagccaCATAAGCACAACGCTTTCAAGAAATTCGGTTCGCAGCTGGGTAATGCAGCTATCTTTGGTGCAGGTGCCACCATCGGTAGCGACATTGTCAACAGCATTTTTTAA
- the NCA2 gene encoding Nca2p (similar to Saccharomyces cerevisiae NCA2 (YPR155C); ancestral locus Anc_3.502) yields the protein MITDRFVVEQITAVDAQLEIALQRYQLRSTANIPSTGKDLDTLQSVQDGLQKIKGNADALVAKLSRVSKPRIVVIDYTTILLTLEKLPLTTGGPELGELTQLLLNAIFQYVTILCYYSLTTRCLLEIPKTDDVVQYYNSINNSFWKQVLYLIQTSIPRTISFGVTIRRKLSKSLSNESLSRLPGRLFEEIQPKVNRLFFVRKFQVIGLPKIGTIGTLQFWKLLLLNLPQILINEEVQTKYQDFDAINEQTTSLLGQLTSDFKESPLPSLRNFLQLEKTASLYDVVYRTDQWATKRSKVNALYQICKPNRIIRYWPLALTFLVAGPKIVRSVWDSKFKILQFFQENVVDFMDGLIKNWVWIPLKKVWATVRHDEESEIAMMSKGTLKTEMDSLSRMVISFIVENSDDPTSIDVVRLNMDVEHGHLDEFMEIYEKQLHHPIKNILTGKLVRSLLIQIQKTKVDGSLALDGIDRMLQSQQLVFGVMALSPALLLLYLISTSAFRLVKLGTIWSNVAAKKFKLSKSLSRVERLLNYDETHGKKDKTVHLENGLLMIEVLNLSTLGTVILPKKRVQEWLEDVGELLYSDFSNKSKLNVVNRLYHVYGRYF from the coding sequence ATGATCACCGATCGGTTTGTCGTTGAACAGATAACTGCAGTGGATGCCCAATTAGAAATTGCCTTACAAAGATACCAATTACGGAGCACAGCTAATATACCATCAACGGGGAAGGATCTGGACACTCTACAGTCTGTTCAAGATGGACTGCAGAAGATTAAAGGCAACGCAGACGCTCTTGTTGCTAAGTTGAGTCGTGTGTCCAAGCCACGTATTGTGGTTATCGATTATACTACGATACTACTCACACTGGAGAAACTACCACTCACCACGGGAGGGCCAGAATTGGGAGAACTAACCCAACTGTTGTTGAATGCAATCTTCCAATACGTCACCATCCTTTGCTACTACTCATTAACCACGAGGTGCCTACTTGAAATACCGAAAACCGATGATGTGGTCCAATATTACAATTCGATCAACAATTCGTTTTGGAAACAAGTGTTGTATTTGATTCAAACAAGCATCCCTCGCACGATCTCGTTCGGAGTAACTATACGCAGGAAACTATCCAAATCACTCTCCAACGAAAGTTTGAGCAGACTTCCTGGTAGGctgtttgaagaaattcaaccAAAGGTAAACAGACTATTCTTTGTCCGCAAATTTCAGGTCATAGGGTTACCGAAAATTGGTACCATTGGCACACTCCAATTCTGGAAATTGCTTTTGCTGAATTTACCTCAGATCTTGATCAATGAAGAAGTCCAGACCAAATATCAAGATTTTGACGCAATAAATGAGCaaacaacaagtttgtTGGGTCAATTAACATCTGACTTCAAAGAAAGCCCATTACCATCTCTAAGGAATTTTTTACAGTTGGAGAAAACTGCTTCACTATATGATGTAGTGTATAGGACAGACCAATGGGCAACAAAGCGCTCAAAAGTTAACGCTTTGTACCAAATTTGCAAACCTAACAGAATAATCAGATACTGGCCACTTGCTCTAACGTTTCTCGTTGCAGGACCAAAAATTGTACGGAGTGTCTGGGACTCCAAATTTAAGATACTACAGTTCTTCCAGGAAAATGTAGTGGATTTCATGGATGgattgatcaagaactGGGTTTGGATTccattgaaaaaagtgTGGGCCACTGTGAGACATGATGAAGAGAGTGAGATTGCAATGATGTCCAAAGGCACTCTGAAGACAGAAATGGACTCTTTAAGTAGAATGGTAATCAGTTTCATCGTCGAAAACAGCGATGATCCAACATCCATTGATGTAGTGAGGTTAAACATGGATGTGGAGCATGGTCATCTAGATGAATTTATGGAAATATACGAGAAGCAGTTACACCATCCCattaaaaatatattgaCGGGGAAACTCGTCAGATCCTTGCTAATCCAGATCCAAAAGACGAAAGTGGACGGCTCCCTTGCCCTAGATGGGATTGACAGGATGCTACAGAGTCAACAGTTGGTGTTTGGGGTGATGGCACTTTCACCAGCACTACTGCTGTTATACCTAATATCCACCAGTGCATTCAGGCTTGTTAAATTGGGGACCATTTGGTCAAATGTtgcagcaaaaaaattcaaattgaGTAAAAGTTTGAGCAGAGTAGAACGACTGCTCAATTATGATGAGACACATGGCAAGAAAGACAAGACGGTACATCTGGAGAACGGCTTACTTATGATCGAAGTCTTGAATTTATCCACATTAGGGACGGTTATATTACCCAAAAAGAGGGTCCAGGAGTGGCTCGAAGATGTCGGTGAATTACTTTATAGTGATTTTTCCAATAAGTCCAAATTGAATGTAGTCAACCGGCTATATCACGTCTATGGGAGATACTTCTGA